A segment of the Sulfurovum indicum genome:
ACTGCACCGGCCGACATTGATCCCTTTGCCTGCATTTGTATTGAAGCTCTTTTTTTCCGAAGGAGCGACAGTTTTGACTGAAGGACAGAATGTGATCCCTGAGAGATTGATACAGGAGGGATTTTCATTTGAGTTTGAAGAGATTGAGGATGCTTTAAGAGAAGTATTGAATAATTAGAGTCACTGAAGAAGTCAGTGACTCAATATTAAAAAACAGAGTTGTTGTCACAAAAGTGTAAGACTACTCTTCTATCAGTCTACCGTTTGTTGGCTGAACAGGTCTGTTGTTCGGGAAGCCAAAGAGGCTGAAAAATGTATTGATCTGCTCTTTTGAAGCGTTAAGAGGGGTTTTGAATACATGCCACTTGACATTTTCACTGCATGGAGGAGTTGTAAGCGATCCCATGAATTTATAGTACTCTTTGTCTTTTGGCATCAAAGCTTTGATCTCATCGGCACTCAGTCCGCATTTTACAGCTTTCCCTACTTTCAGTGTGGGCAGTTTTTTCCATACTTTGTCCAAAACGGGATTAGCCTCTCCTTCATTGAACATGACTGCAATAACTGCCAGTTTGCCGTCATCTGTTGCATGTACAAAGTGTGCTTCTAAAGGAAATGCATCTCCGTTAATATTGTTTTCGCTTGGTACATGGAAGTGAAACTGTTTAAGTTTATATGTAACTCCATCGATGTTAAAGAGACTTCCCTTGTCAATATTGATCTGTACAGTATGTCCATTGTTGACAATAGTTGTAGAACCTGCTTTATAGTGAATATCCAATGGTTTCAGCTCTGTATCTTTGGTTGGAATGATATTGATAGGGGATTGCTGTTTCCCCTCAGAACACATATGGTATTTTGCATCAAGTTCACTCCAGTGGCGTGGTCCTGTATTGCCCATATACCCCCAGTGCTTTGTATGCGTTTCATGATGGACGGTCTTTTTGTCATTTGCCTGAATCGTTGTTGTAAGCAGTAATGCCGAGATTGCTATGGCTGAGCAGGTTAAGTGTTTCTTCATCTATTCTTCCTTTGTGTAAATGTAGCTTTATTTTAAATTAGTCTGGTTAAATGGTATGTTAAAAGGCCTCAAAAAGGAACAAAAAGAGGGTATTTTTCATTTTATTGAAAACAAATAGACAAATAGATCATAATATTTGATCTGTTTATTCAATAGAACATAGCACAAGAAATATATCTTGCAGCGGAAAGTGTATCTGTACTTCTTTTGTATTCTTTTTGTTTAGATCAGTACATGAGACTTGAAAGAGTATATCAGTATTACCTCTTTACTCCTGCAAAACAGTAATTGTGATCTGGATTTATGACAATACTTTTCTGCGGGATTGGAGCGTGACCTCCCTGAAGTCTTTTATCCATTTTGGATTCTTCTGACTCAGCCGGTATAAAAGGATGAAAGTTTTTGACGACCTGATAAGAAGATTTTCATTAATACTCTTTTGTTACAATTCTCCCACAATTAAAAGATATGATTTGAAAGATTTTATCTTCATTTATGGTGGAGCAGGTTATTTCATATTTATTAATGGGGGTTTCAACTCCGCCTTGTTACAATGCATAGTAAAAATCTAAAATTTTCTTAAATGAGTGAGTGTAAAGGATTATAATTGCGATATCTTCTATTTGTATTGGTGACACTGAATTTCTTGTCTGCTGTAGATGCCACATTGACTATTGAAAAAGATGTAGAACAGCGTACACGTATCGCTCTGGAAGACGGTTCGGCTTTTCCCAATGAGCAGCTTTTCAATATTTTGCTCTCCGATTTTAAGATCTCCGGGCATTTTCTTGTTGATGAGACTCCCCGAAAGGGGGTATTTGACGGTGGAGTGATTGACCCTGCACTAAAATCCCAGGAGTATGTACTCAAATATACGATGAGTCAGACCCAGGGGACAAAGCTCTCAATAAGACTCCTCACAGCATCTGACGGCAAGGAATTTTTTAAAAAGAGTTATGCTATCTCATCTGCAGCAAAAATGCCTTTTTTGGCACATAAGGCAGTCTCTGATATTAACAAGGTATTGAGATATCCAAGTATCGACTGGATCAACAGATATGTTGTCTTTTCCCGTTATCTGACTCCAAAACGCAGCGAAATAGTCTTGGCCGACTATACTTTCACTTATGAAAAAACGATAATTCGTGGTGGACTGAACCTCTTTCCGAAGTGGGCAGACAGGAACCAGAGAAGCTTTTACTATACCTCATACAGGGGATTGATACCGACACTTTACCGGTTGAATATTTATAATGGTGCCAGGTCCAAAGTAGCCTCATCGGAAGGAATGATGGTCTGTTCGGACGTCAGTATGGATGGAAGAAGACTCCTGCTTACTATGGCACCTCAGGGACAACCTGATATTTACGAACTCAATCTGGCAACAGGAGAAAAAACCAAGATTACACATTTCAATGGCATTGATGTAAATGGAAAGTATGTTGATGATGAGGGCCGAATGGTCTTTGTCTCCAACCGTTTGGGATATGCCAATATCTTTATGAAAGATATTAGAGGTTCTGCTGTTTCCCAGGTAGTTTACCACGGACGCAACAACAATGCCTGTGATGCTTACGGAGAGAAGATTGTCTATACAAGCCGGGAGAGCAGCAGTGCATTCGGGCATAATACATTCAATCTATACTTGACGTCAACGAACAGTACAGTTACAAGACCCCTTACTACAACAGGAAGTAACCAATTCCCCCGCTTTTCATCGGATGGTTCTGTAATACTCTACATCAAACAGACAGAAAGCGGATCTTCGGTGGGATATATCAATCTTCAAAGTAAACAGAGCCTGCTCTTTCCGATAAACGGAAGAAAGATTCAGGCAATTGACTGGTAATTGCATAAAAAAGGAAAAGAGATGATCAATAAAACAGTTATAGGCGCAGCAACTCTTGCACTTCTGCTTTTGAGCGGTTGTGGACAACCTGTTCCGGGGCTTGGCGGAAGTGGAAATATTTATGATACCGATACGGTGAGTATCGATGAGAGCCGATATGGCAGTACAGTACGAAACAGCAGCAGTGATGGTTTCCAGAGCCTCTATTTTGAGTTTGATTCTTACAGTATCACAGCCAGTATGGAGAATACTATTGCGAAGAATGCCTCTGTTGCACAAAAAGAAGCTGGACGAAAGATAAAGATAGAAGGTAACTGTGATGAGTTCGGGACGGATGAATATAACTATGCATTGGGACTGAAGCGTGCCAAGGCGGTCAAAGATTCTCTCTTGATGCAGGGAGTTCCGGCTTCGAGGATGGTACTTGTCAGTTACGGAGAGAGCAACCCTGCATGCAGCGAACCTACTGATGCGTGTTATGCACAGAACAGAAGAGTTGATCTTCGTCTGGCGAAGTAAAATATGATGCATATAAAAAGATCTCTTCTGCCTGCTCTTCTGGTATTGTTAAGCGGTTTGGTACATGCAGATGATCTTGCGATACAGAACCGCAACAATATTATTGCATTGCAGCGTGTTGTCATGGAACAGAATGAACGGATAGACGGGCTGACCTCTCTTATTGAAGGCTTGAGTGCATCTGTGGCTGAATTGAAAATGGCAAAGCGAAAGGGGATATCTTCAGCAGAAGAGAACAATATAACCTTGAAGCTTATCCGGGATCTTGGGAAAATGATCGATGAGATCAATAGGAGCTATGTAAGCAAAACAGAGCTTAAGCGTATTTTGGATGGAGAAAAAGCGGCTCTTTCCAAAGAAAAGAAAAAAAGTGTGAAGAAGCAACAGCGGGCCGAGAATGAACTGGAACGGACAGCTCCGGCAAAACTTTATAGTGAAGGGGTCAGACTTTTTGTCAAAAAACGCTATGAAGAGGCCGCAAAACGTTTTATACTTACTTCATCAAAGGGATATAAGCCGGCAGCTTCCAATTATTATCTCGGGGAGATCGCCTACTATACCAGAAAGTATCAAGATGCGATCTTCTACTACAAAAAGAGTGCCAGCCTGTATGATCGGGCAAGCTATATGGATGTACTGCTTCTGCATACGGCTGTCTCACTCGACAAGACCGGGGAGAAAGAGCAGGCAAAAGTCTTTTATAACAATGTTATTGATAACTATCCCGATAAAAAATCCTCTGCCATTGCCAAAGAGAAACTGAAAAGGATATAGATGCTGCATTGTCTACGTTCTTTGCCCTGGTTGCTCCTGTTGCCCCTCTTTTTATTGGCAGAGGTAGAGTATGATCCGGATGCGCCTCCTGTACCGCTTAAACATGAAGTGGTACCTGTGTCCAAAACACTTTTTCAGGTCATTCATCTTCAAAGCGGGAAAGAACGGCTGGTTGACCTGAGCGGGAAGGACTTTATTTTGGTTTCGGTACGGGAAGAGGGAAGTGACGGACGTTTTTATGCAGTAGACAGAGATGGTACGGTGTGGTGG
Coding sequences within it:
- a CDS encoding OmpA family protein, which produces MINKTVIGAATLALLLLSGCGQPVPGLGGSGNIYDTDTVSIDESRYGSTVRNSSSDGFQSLYFEFDSYSITASMENTIAKNASVAQKEAGRKIKIEGNCDEFGTDEYNYALGLKRAKAVKDSLLMQGVPASRMVLVSYGESNPACSEPTDACYAQNRRVDLRLAK
- a CDS encoding carbonic anhydrase, which encodes MKKHLTCSAIAISALLLTTTIQANDKKTVHHETHTKHWGYMGNTGPRHWSELDAKYHMCSEGKQQSPINIIPTKDTELKPLDIHYKAGSTTIVNNGHTVQINIDKGSLFNIDGVTYKLKQFHFHVPSENNINGDAFPLEAHFVHATDDGKLAVIAVMFNEGEANPVLDKVWKKLPTLKVGKAVKCGLSADEIKALMPKDKEYYKFMGSLTTPPCSENVKWHVFKTPLNASKEQINTFFSLFGFPNNRPVQPTNGRLIEE
- a CDS encoding tetratricopeptide repeat protein; this encodes MHIKRSLLPALLVLLSGLVHADDLAIQNRNNIIALQRVVMEQNERIDGLTSLIEGLSASVAELKMAKRKGISSAEENNITLKLIRDLGKMIDEINRSYVSKTELKRILDGEKAALSKEKKKSVKKQQRAENELERTAPAKLYSEGVRLFVKKRYEEAAKRFILTSSKGYKPAASNYYLGEIAYYTRKYQDAIFYYKKSASLYDRASYMDVLLLHTAVSLDKTGEKEQAKVFYNNVIDNYPDKKSSAIAKEKLKRI
- the tolB gene encoding Tol-Pal system protein TolB; the encoded protein is MRYLLFVLVTLNFLSAVDATLTIEKDVEQRTRIALEDGSAFPNEQLFNILLSDFKISGHFLVDETPRKGVFDGGVIDPALKSQEYVLKYTMSQTQGTKLSIRLLTASDGKEFFKKSYAISSAAKMPFLAHKAVSDINKVLRYPSIDWINRYVVFSRYLTPKRSEIVLADYTFTYEKTIIRGGLNLFPKWADRNQRSFYYTSYRGLIPTLYRLNIYNGARSKVASSEGMMVCSDVSMDGRRLLLTMAPQGQPDIYELNLATGEKTKITHFNGIDVNGKYVDDEGRMVFVSNRLGYANIFMKDIRGSAVSQVVYHGRNNNACDAYGEKIVYTSRESSSAFGHNTFNLYLTSTNSTVTRPLTTTGSNQFPRFSSDGSVILYIKQTESGSSVGYINLQSKQSLLFPINGRKIQAIDW